A region from the Rhodamnia argentea isolate NSW1041297 chromosome 7, ASM2092103v1, whole genome shotgun sequence genome encodes:
- the LOC115749758 gene encoding disease resistance protein L6-like: MAMTSGFDHEVFLSFRGPRYSSRHRRFPLCRPDSAGIRAYRDNEELRFGEEIGAELLGAIHQSKISIPIFSRSHASSKWCLQELAQMAERGKTRGQKIMPIFCDVAPFEVRHQTGSYREAFLLHESKKQYDDQTINRWKAALNEVGSLKGWDLQSKPKRHVGEFTRGVVREVFRELKKTSLGVSDYLVPIDNHVDEIIKKIGTYTPRNTDHWTPWVGRHWKDDSCQN; encoded by the exons ATGGCGATGACTTCAGGATTTGATCACGAAGTGTTCTTAAGTTTCAGAGGACCCCGATACTCGAGCAGGCATCGCCGATTTCCTTTATGTCGGCCTGATAGTGCTGGAATCCGCGCATACAGGGACAACGAGGAACTCCGCTTCGGGGAAGAGATTGGGGCGGAGCTTCTTGGGGCAATCCATCAGTCCAAGATCTCCATACCCATCTTCTCCAGAAGTCATGCCTCCAGCAAGTGGTGTCTCCAGGAGTTAGCCCAGATGGCGGAGCGCGGGAAAACCCGAGGACAgaagatcatgcccattttctGTGACGTGGCACCTTTCGAAGTTCGACATCAGACCGGTAGTTACAGAGAGGCCTTCCTTTTGCACGAAAGCAAGAAGCAATACGATGATCAGACTATCAACCGGTGGAAGGCCGCTCTGAATGAGGTCGGGTCCTTGAAAGGATGGGATCTACAAAGCAAGCCCAAAAG GCACGTAGGTGAGTTCACTAGAGGAGTTGTCAGGGAGGTCTTCAGGGAGTTAAAAAAGACTTCTTTGGGAGTCTCCGACTACTTGGTCCCTATCGACAATCATGTGGATGAAATCATTAAAAAGATAGGCACTTATACACCCCGAAACACTGATCATTGGACTCCATGGGTTGGGCGGCATTGGAAAGACGACTCTTGCCAAAATTAG
- the LOC115749707 gene encoding uncharacterized protein LOC115749707, with the protein MVAISTWVRYLCHKLEYSAYLSWKSYKGGLITDGQVGDAMWRHLFQGRLTYLHWHKGEEMASTAGGLMGTLLVRKIAHADPTHVFVGDVLVLKDPEQSNNYLVRRLAAIEGYEMVSTDSKDEPFVLESGKCWVLADNKDLKPKEAHDSRTFGPVFMNDVVGRAIYCLRTAVDHGPVQNSYYSMQKDSPVLEVELDVDEMARNHKA; encoded by the exons ATGGTGGCTATCTCGACGTGGGTCCGTTACCTCTGCCACAAGCTCGAGTACTCGGCATATCTCAGTTGGAAG AGCTATAAAGGTGGCCTAATTACTGATGGACAAGTAGGAGATGCTATGTGGAGACATCTATTTCAAGGAAGATTGACATACTTGCACTGGCATAAAGGAGAGGAAATGGCTTCCACTGCAGGAGGGCTTATGGGAACTCTTCTCGTTCGCAAAATTGCACATGCAGATCCAAC CCATGTTTTTGTAGGAGATGTTCTAGTTTTGAAGGATCCTGAACAATCAAATAACTACTTGGTCAGAAGATTGGCTGCCATCGAGGGGTATGAAATGGTGTCTACTGATTCAAAAGATGAGCCTTTTGTCCTTGAAAGTGGTAAATGTTGGGTACTTGCTGATAACAAAGATCTGAAGCCCAAG GAAGCACATGACAGTCGAACATTTGGTCCTGTTTTCATGAATGATGTTGTTGGAAGGGCCATATATTGCCTAAGAACAGCTGTAGATCATGGCCCGGTGCAGAACAG TTATTACAGCATGCAGAAGGATTCGCCTGTCTTGGAAGTTGAATTGGATGTTGACGAGATGGCGAGGAATCACAAAGCGTGA
- the LOC115749705 gene encoding probable arabinose 5-phosphate isomerase, translating into MGSLPLLSSVDLPTSTPDSPPDQAKATATATAIDEPTLLKLFKSQQSHLNFFFQHLDLPQTLRFTQTLLLKSSSPAGGTIFFTGVGKSGFVAHKISQTLVSLGIRSGFLSPVDALHGDIGILADRDVLVLFSKSGNTEELLRLVPCARAKGSFLISVTSSEDNLLKRCCDMNVYLPLERELCPFDLAPVTSTAIQMVFGDTVAIALMGARNLSKEAYAANHPAGRIGKTLIFKVKDLMKKQNELPVCREGDLIMDQLVELTSKGCGCLLVIDEGCHLIGTFTDGDLRRTLKASGEGIFKLTVGEMCNRNPRTIGPEAMAVEAMEKMESPPSPVQFLPVIDHQNVVIGIVTLHGLVSAGL; encoded by the exons ATGggttctctccctcttctctcttccGTAGACCTCCCTACGTCAACCCCAGATTCTCCCCCAGATCAAGCAAaggccaccgccaccgccaccgccatcgACGAACCCACCCTCCTCAAGCTCTTCAAATCCCAGCAGAGCCACCTCAACTTCTTCTTCCAGCACCTCGACCTCCCTCAGACCCTCCGCTTCACCCAGACCCTCCTCCTCAAATCCTCCTCCCCCGCCGGCGGCACCATCTTCTTCACCGGCGTCGGCAAGTCCGGCTTCGTCGCCCACAAGATCTCCCAGACCCTCGTCTCCCTCGGCATCCGGTCCGGGTTCCTCTCCCCCGTCGACGCCCTCCACGGCGACATCGGCATTCTCGCCGACCGCGACGTCCTCGTGCTGTTCAGCAAATCGGGCAACACCGAGGAGCTCCTGCGCCTGGTGCCCTGTGCCCGGGCGAAAGGCTCCTTCTTGATCTCGGTCACGTCCAGTGAGGATAATTTGTTGAAGCGTTGTTGCGATATGAATGTGTATTTGCCTCTGGAGAGGGAGCTCTGCCCCTTCGACCTCGCCCCGGTCACCTCGACCGCGATCCAGATGGTTTTTGGGGATACCGTTGCGATCGCCTTGATGGGCGCGAGGAATTTGAGTAAGGAGGCTTACGCTGCGAACCACCCTGCTGGGAGGATCGGCAAGACTCTCATTTTCAAG GTAAAAGATTTGATGAAGAAGCAAAATGAACTACCTGTCTGTAGGGAAGGAGATCTGATAATGGATCAGCTTGTGGAGCTAACAAGTAAAGGATGTGGGTGCCTTCTTGTCATAGACGAAGGGTGCCACCTGATTGGAACTTTTACGGATGGGGATCTCCGACGCACTCTGAAGGCTAGTGGAGAGGGAATCTTCAAGCTCACAGTGGGCGAAATGTGCAACAG GAACCCGAGAACCATAGGCCCAGAAGCGATGGCAGTGGAAGCTATGGAGAAGATGGAATCTCCACCATCACCAGTACAGTTTTTGCCCGTCATTGATCACCAAAATGTAGTGATCGGCATTGTCACATTGCATGGACTGGTCTCTGCAGGCCTCTGA